Proteins co-encoded in one Theileria equi strain WA chromosome 3, complete sequence genomic window:
- a CDS encoding cysteine protease (encoded by transcript BEWA_001090A), producing the protein MVAVISANPSERLMDNRIDDDVEVAEEQTSFFRRFFAKRRNVIFLSAASFLLLVLASTLTGIFVARHRAVVAFKENLTQFLDEKFVLTEPKERASHVEELTDLFSNGYISADHVSELEALMEFDEFNKFYSREHADADERRVRFLAFRNNYNAVKAQTGEESYEKGINKFSDMTDEEFNLRFPALSVEELKKSLEVSASEEFTSPEHLDKVRIAKGLGVEDSVDGEDLDWRKLNGVTPVKDQGNCGSCWAFAAVGSVESLYLIKKGQALDLSEQELVNCEENSNGCEGGLPNKALEYIKAKGISHSKDLPYHAANEECVVSSSDKVFIHSFFANTGLDILNKSLVVSPTIVAIAASKEFTAYKGGIFTGECAPELNHAVLLVGEGHDEATGKRFWIVKNSWGTDWGENGFFRFERTDEGSDKCDILEFGFTPALKCHSKKL; encoded by the coding sequence ATGGTGGCCGTTATTTCTGCTAATCCCAGTGAGAGGTTGATGGACAATCGCATTGACGATGACGTAGAAGTTGCCGAGGAACAGACCTCCTTCTTCCGTCGTTTTTTTGCCAAGAGACGCAACGTGATCTTTCTCTCCGCCGCTTCATTCCTCTTGCTTGTATTGGCTTCTACCCTTACTGGCATCTTTGTCGCTCGCCACAGGGCCGTTGTTGCGTTCAAGGAAAATCTCACTCAATTCTTGGATGAAAAATTTGTTCTCACCGAGCCCAAAGAACGTGCTTCTCATGTCGAGGAGTTGACTGACTTGTTCAGCAACGGCTACATTAGCGCTGATCATGTTTCCGAGCTTGAAGCTTTGATGGAATTCGACGAATTCAACAAGTTCTACTCCCGCGAGCACGCTGATGCCGATGAGCGCCGTGTTCGTTTCTTGGCCTTCCGTAACAACTACAACGCCGTAAAGGCCCAGACTGGCGAAGAGTCTTACGAGAAGGGTATCAACAAATTCAGTGATATGACTGATGAGGAATTCAATCTCAGATTCCCTGCCCTATCCGTTGAGGAGCTCAAGAAGAGTCTTGAAGTATCAGCATCCGAGGAATTCACTTCTCCAGAACATTTGGATAAGGTCAGAATTGCCAAGGGTCTAGGTGTTGAAGACTCCGTTGATGGTGAAGATCTGGATTGGAGAAAGCTTAATGGTGTCACCCCTGTCAAGGACCAAGGCAACTGTGGTTCCTGCTGGGCTTTTGCCGCTGTTGGATCTGTTGAAAGTTTGTACTTGATCAAAAAAGGTCAGGCCCTTGACTTGAGTGAACAAGAGTTGGTCAACTGCGAAGAAAACAGTAATGGTTGTGAGGGCGGTCTCCCCAACAAGGCTTTGGAATACATCAAGGCCAAGGGTATTTCACACTCAAAGGATCTTCCATACCATGCCGCTAATGAAGAATGCGTAGTGTCATCATCTGACAAGGTCTTTATTCATAGCTTCTTTGCCAACACTGGCTTGGATATCCTCAACAAGTCACTTGTTGTTTCTCCAACAATCGTAGCTATTGCAGCTTCAAAGGAATTTACAGCATACAAGGGTGGTATATTCACTGGAGAATGTGCTCCAGAGCTCAACCATGCTGTTTTGTTGGTCGGCGAAGGCCATGATGAGGCAACTGGCAAGCGTTTCTGGATCGTCAAAAACTCCTGGGGAACAGACTGGGGAGAGAACGGTTTCTTCAGGTTTGAGCGTACTGATGAAGGTTCCGACAAGTGCGACATTCTTGAATTTGGCTTCACACCCGCGTTGAAGTGCCACAGCAAAAAGCTATAG
- a CDS encoding hypothetical protein (encoded by transcript BEWA_001100A), which translates to MNTIILGLTFFTIFSRYTLATRGGQYDPSRDGEYSGYRSTNLSQNSAPKDQFAELQTKLKQNAMDAINAIVKRNKLMKEVITLKNNAYGAEAHLRTSSERGQEQLNTLEGQISRLIKTETSKLTKIYLDSNSMILKINRVLVGEYSDDAILAKVQEAKEMLERNKPALEELEKDYEDKVIKFECIRTVAGRMTQFESYYMDNYRLLGGPTESFVNPQITQSSSKAEIILIADTFGAKLSDIMSQIIKNKEGAQSLIYLANEMVEESSPLISPIPKSEGTQVMHGAYDIMENRKNTMEEVLHSINELTESAQLDAAGSNSGIERCIVALANFKNDKIPSDYVRNICENAFRNVKLALTIIKDKKTLLESDYERMNRYFRDIKFFSNMIDIRIGV; encoded by the coding sequence ATGAATACCATCATACTCGGACTGACATTTTTCACTATTTTTTCAAGGTATACCTTAGCGACACGCGGAGGACAATATGACCCGTCTAGGGATGGAGAATATAGTGGCTATAGGTCAACTAATTTATCACAAAATTCTGCTCCAAAAGATCAGTTCGCTGAGCTCCAGACTAAGTTAAAACAGAACGCTATGGACGCAATAAATGCTATTGTGAAGAGAAATAAGCTAATGAAAGAGGTAATAACGCTCAAAAATAATGCATATGGAGCTGAGGCACACCTTAGAACATCCTCAGAAAGGGGACAAGAACAACTGAATACCTTAGAGGGGCAAATTTCCAGATTAATAAAGACTGAAACTTCAAAACTTACCAAGATATACCTTGATTCCAACTCTATGATACTGAAAATAAATAGAGTATTGGTTGGGGAATACAGTGATGATGCCATTCTAGCCAAAGTACAAGAGGCAAAGGAGATGTTGGAGAGGAATAAACCGGCACTTGAGGAACTCGAGAAAGACTATGAGGATAAGGTTATCAAGTTTGAGTGTATCCGAACGGTAGCAGGTAGAATGACTCAGTTTGAATCTTATTATATGGACAATTATAGATTGTTAGGTGGTCCCACTGAAAGTTTTGTAAATCCACAAATAACACAATCCTCTTCAAAGGCGGAAATAATTTTAATTGCTGATACCTTTGGAGCAAAACTTTCGGATATCATGAGTcaaatcatcaaaaacaAAGAAGGAGCGCAATCCTTAATTTACTTGGCAAATGAGATGGTTGAGGAGTCTTCACCCCTTATTTCCCCAATACCAAAGTCTGAAGGAACTCAAGTTATGCATGGAGCATACGATATCATGGAAAATAGAAAAaatactatggaagaagtTTTACATAGTATCAATGAACTAACAGAATCTGCACAACTGGATGCTGCCGGATCAAATAGCGGAATTGAAAGGTGTATAGTGGCCCTagcaaattttaaaaatgataaaattcCCAGTGATTATGTACGAAATATTTGTGAAAACGCTTTTAGGAATGTAAAATTGGCTTTGACCATTATTAAAGATAAGAAAACTTTACTGGAATCAGACTATGAGAGGATGAATAGGTACTTTAGGGATATCAAATTTTTCTCTAACATGATAGATATTCGCATTGGCGTTTGA
- a CDS encoding signal peptide-containing protein (encoded by transcript BEWA_001110A) has protein sequence MNALLRVPLLLTIFLSTKSALGDYGNLHSETEEIRSIIVIDNDFEDAEDVEEDPQRIPITLDIAMEVPAIITATNFSGAFYYEIDQDYHEDYKIGDVMDDWEVISEDNDLIVERFVYFCREDDGRKVVRITDYCIEDNGEIISKVNELVKEPGSHYLPLTRYHIEIDIISNDLPNEIERITDPSGETVFRVRPQSINTAYIGLVRYGDLPVDELLRDCIIEKIVILDTSGMNPKICVLSLLRENNWISSEYSFITDENGGRIVYEDDE, from the coding sequence ATGAATGCACTTCTGAGAGTACCCCTTCTGCTCACTATCTTCTTGTCTACAAAGAGTGCCCTAGGAGACTATGGAAATCTACACTCCGAAACTGAGGAGATTAGGTCAATTATAGTCATTGATAACGATTTCGAGGATGCGGAAGATGTCGAAGAGGACCCACAAAGGATTCCAATCACCCTTGACATAGCTATGGAGGTGCCTGCTATAATTACGGCAACAAACTTTTCTGGCGCATTTTATTATGAGATTGACCAAGACTACCATGAAGATTACAAAATTGGTGATGTAATGGATGACTGGGAAGTGATTTCTGAGGACAACGACCTAATTGTGGAGAGATTTGTATACTTTTGCAGAGAAGATGATGGGAGAAAGGTTGTTAGAATCACTGATTATTGCATAGAGGACAACGGGGAAATTATCTCTAAGGTTAACGAGCTTGTAAAGGAACCAGGATCTCATTATCTACCACTGACGAGATACCATATAGAAATCGACATAATCTCCAATGACCTTCCCAACGAGATTGAACGCATTACAGATCCGTCTGGAGAGACGGTATTCAGGGTAAGGCCACAATCGATCAACACTGCCTACATTGGCTTGGTGAGATATGGCGACCTCCCGGTAGACGAACTGCTGAGAGATTGTATTATTGAGAAGATTGTCATCCTGGATACAAGTGGCATGAATCCAAAGATTTGTGTTTTGTCACTCTTAAGAGAAAATAACTGGATCAGCTCAGAATACTCCTTTATAACagatgagaatggaggaagaatagtTTACGAAGATGATGAATAG
- a CDS encoding hypothetical protein (encoded by transcript BEWA_001080A), with translation MYGKFIVFVSLAAFVKCLTVRDSSSLYSRAPLAFQYKYPNENGLGFLGRNHKYPHLLAFHSEDCDFCKDMDVVIDKVVKDCKVHIDKFYVSNEDHYRLFLKLDKRTKCGGLPFYYNMVTHRHICGATTYQNLRAWAENRDCSSTMPPNVKQEEIESHYRGTGIFARINRFIRQILLKGEEKMLKRLDK, from the exons ATGTATGGAAAGTTCATAGTTTTTGTTTCTCTCGCAGCTTTCGTAAAATGTCTAACAGTCCGGGATTCCAGCAGCTTATACTCTCGTGCTCCGCTAGCTTTTCAGTACAAGTACCCAAACGAG aatgGCTTGGGATTCCTGGGCAGAAACCACAAGTATCCTCACCTCTTGGCCTTCCACAGCGAGGATTGCGACTTTTGCAAG GACATGGACGTTGTAATTGACAAGGTGGTCAAGGACTGCAAAGTGCACATTGACAAGTTTTACGTTTCAAATGAGGATCACTACAGG CTATTCCTGAAATTAGACAAGAGGACAAAGTGCGGGGGTCTCCCGTTTTACTACAATATGGTCACTCACAGACACATTTGTGGAGCCACAACGTACCAAAATTTGCGTGCATGGGCTGAAAACCGGGATTGCAG TTCTACAATGCCACCAAATGTAAAGCAAGAAGAGATTGAATCGCATTATAGAGGGACTGGGATATTTGCTAGAATAAACAGGTTCATCCGACAG ATTCTGCTAAAGGGTGAAGAAAAGATGCTCAAGAGATTAGACAAATGA